The following coding sequences lie in one Lolium perenne isolate Kyuss_39 chromosome 2, Kyuss_2.0, whole genome shotgun sequence genomic window:
- the LOC127329114 gene encoding uncharacterized protein: MATVPEAGGPEVADGWSGAGGCCEVAVAAPVEAAAVVGRPEEVIEPEQSDAKLVETMVLLAAFYNDGPSATPGCVTPNLSPHYQDALPHGGFNPNNLYSPAYEQREPGPGPDGDPFTGRRGPLEYDGAGAEEDDGVEEDDEEEEGVEDDEEDDDEDEEGGDEEDDEGAGDDDLVEVDADGVRTKKKKKKASGTRGPKWTPLEDLCLCESWATVSHDSIIGANQKGGKYWARIKTEFDERKLINSDYQKVTMKRSQKAMSTRWAIIQASVNSFHGYHQDLETRGDSGADVAQLFDRAMEMYAKNSEGHKPFALMHCYGKLKVNEKWRLTRLSLSKGKDAIDLDAPLATSTGRPTGNKAAKAALADAASSEKTQASITKCLADVSSTFISRDKKADQRWAELLKRQEEKLELKKRRDDMSLLRTSTEGMSPRTRAAHNFFKGQILDEIEAKMAAADAAALAAASASAAPAAQQEQADASSTATPASASASATEQTHHAQEQADHDEKPAAKATTVKTFKMATFFRSHPTKCYDRPGLPPERAHWPNRPSLVRGLAQLAD; the protein is encoded by the exons ATGGCCACGGTGCCCGAGGCGGGTGGACCCGAGGTGGCCGACGGCTGGAGCGGCGCCGGCGGCTGCTGCGAGGTGGCGGTGGCCGCgccggtggaggcggcggcggtggtggggaGGCCTGAAGAAGTCATCGAACCAGAGCAATCTGATGCCAAATTGGTAGAGACTATGGTTCTACTAG ccgccttctacaacgacggcccctccgccactcccgggtgcgtgacgcctaacttgtcgccgcactaccaggatgcgctgccgcacggcggcttcaacccgaacaacctctactccccggcgtacgagcagcgcgagccaggccccggtccggacggcgaccctttcaccggccgcaggggtccgctcgaatacgacggcgccggtgctgaggaggacgacggggttgaggaggacgacgaggaagaggagggggtggaggacgacgaggaggacgacgatgaggacgaagagggcggcgacgaagaggacgacgagggtgccggtgacgatgatctcgtggaggtagacgcggacggcgtgaggacgaagaagaagaagaagaaggcgtcgggcacacgaggcccgaagtggacgcctctggaagatctttgcctctgcgagtcgtgggcgacggtgagccatgactccatcatcggcgccaaccaaaaaggcgggaagtattgggcgaggatcaagaccgagttcgatgagcgcaagctcatcaacagcgactaccagaaagtgacaatgaagaggagccaaaaggcaatgtcgacgcgatgggccatcatccaggcgtcggtgaactccttccatgggtaccatcaggacttagagaccagaggcgacagcggcgccgacgtcgcccaactg tttgatcGGGCCATGGAAATGTACGCCAAGAACTCGGAAGGTCACAAGCcgttcgcgctgatgcattgctatggcaagctcaaagtgaatgagaaatggcggctgacgcgcctgtcgctgtccaaggggaaggacgccattgatctggacgcgccgctggcaacttcgacagggcgtcctactggcaacaaggctgccaaggccgccttggccgacgctgcgtcgtctgagaagacgcaggcgtcgatcacgaaatgcctcgccgacgtctcctcgacctttatctcccgcgacaagaaggccgaccaaaggtgggccgagctgctcaagaggcaagaggagaagctggagctcaagaaacgcagggacgacatgtccctgctgagaacgtcgacagagggaatgtctccccggacgcgagcggcgcacaacttcttcaaaggccagatcctcgacgagatcgaagccaaaatggcggcggcggacgcggcggccctggcagcggcatcggcatcggcggcaccggcagcgcagcaagagcaggctgacgcgtcttctactgctacacctgcgtcggcctccgcgtcggcgacggagcagacgcACCATGCACAGGAACAGGCAGATCACGACGAG AAACCAGCAGCAAAAGCAACAACTGTGAAAACATTCAAGATGGCAACCTTCTTCAGAAGCCATCCTACAAAATGTTATGACCGGCCTGGTCTACCGCCGGAGAGGGCCCATTGGCCCAACCGGCCAAGCTTAGTTAGGGGCTTAGCTCAGTTAGCAGATTAG